A single window of Sphingobacteriales bacterium DNA harbors:
- a CDS encoding 1-acyl-sn-glycerol-3-phosphate acyltransferase: protein MLLFFILCKIFVPYKHQIKVVYYINRTFFFFWSAFTAIRYKIKGIEYVDKKQTYICVLNHTNSADMIAAAYGGRVYAKPLIKRELTLIPFLGQIFKLSCIAVDRSSSEARKQSKENMLSDLNKGISMLIFPEGTRNRTGKPLKEFFDGAFDIAVSANLPVIPMVFTNIKKINPRHDLVFKPETLEVNHLEPIFPDGNDELAVQTLKEKTFKAMWNFLVMHDEGFKNFELI from the coding sequence ATGTTGCTTTTTTTTATTTTATGTAAAATATTTGTGCCATACAAACATCAAATAAAAGTAGTGTACTATATTAATCGTACTTTTTTCTTTTTTTGGTCTGCATTTACAGCAATTAGATACAAAATAAAAGGAATAGAATATGTTGATAAAAAACAGACGTACATATGTGTATTAAATCATACAAATTCTGCTGATATGATAGCTGCTGCGTATGGTGGCAGAGTGTATGCAAAGCCATTAATCAAAAGAGAATTAACATTGATACCATTTTTAGGTCAAATCTTCAAATTAAGTTGTATCGCTGTAGATAGAAGCAGCTCTGAAGCAAGAAAACAGAGTAAAGAAAATATGTTAAGTGATTTAAATAAAGGAATTTCTATGCTTATTTTTCCCGAAGGAACTAGAAATAGAACAGGCAAGCCATTGAAGGAATTTTTTGATGGTGCATTTGATATTGCTGTAAGTGCAAATTTACCAGTAATTCCTATGGTATTTACAAATATAAAAAAAATAAATCCAAGACATGACTTGGTATTTAAGCCAGAAACTTTGGAAGTTAATCATCTAGAACCAATTTTTCCTGATGGAAACGATGAGTTGGCTGTGCAAACTTTAAAAGAAAAAACATTCAAAGCAATGTGGAATTTTTTAGTGATGCATGATGAAGGATTTAAAAATTTTGAATTAATATGA
- a CDS encoding C40 family peptidase, whose protein sequence is MSVGISYLSVVPIRATPSDKAELVSQLLFGETFDIIEQQEKWTKIRLHHDAYEGWIDNKQYQLVDKLNSNKFVVDKNLLYKNKIYYTMGSFVDFDIKKKQQNSIISTAKQLLNVPYLWGGRSIFGIDCSGFVQIVYRVNGINLPRDAYQQAEVGELVDIENAKTNDLAYFANDAGKIIHVGIVIRNRNSIKIIHASGKVRIDILNKKGIYNEETKTYSHQLHSIKRIEK, encoded by the coding sequence ATGAGTGTCGGAATTAGTTATTTGTCTGTTGTGCCTATACGTGCAACACCTTCAGATAAAGCTGAGTTAGTTAGTCAGCTATTATTTGGTGAAACATTTGACATTATAGAACAGCAAGAAAAATGGACTAAGATTAGATTGCACCATGATGCATATGAAGGTTGGATTGATAATAAACAATATCAATTGGTTGATAAATTAAATAGTAATAAATTTGTTGTAGATAAAAACTTATTATATAAAAATAAAATTTATTATACAATGGGCAGTTTTGTTGATTTTGACATTAAAAAAAAGCAACAAAATTCAATTATTTCTACTGCAAAACAACTACTAAATGTTCCGTATTTGTGGGGCGGTCGTTCTATTTTTGGTATTGATTGTTCTGGATTTGTGCAGATTGTTTATCGTGTAAATGGAATTAATTTGCCACGTGATGCCTATCAGCAAGCAGAAGTAGGTGAGTTGGTAGATATTGAAAATGCTAAAACTAATGACCTAGCATATTTTGCCAACGATGCTGGTAAAATAATACATGTAGGTATTGTAATTAGAAATAGAAATTCGATAAAAATCATTCATGCATCAGGCAAAGTAAGAATAGATATTTTAAACAAAAAAGGCATCTATAATGAAGAAACTAAGACGTATTCACATCAATTACATAGCATAAAAAGAATTGAGAAGTGA
- a CDS encoding homoserine kinase, producing the protein MKIGDKIRVFAPATVANVACGFDVLGFAIEKPGDELIMEIKAEKGVEIVDIEGDGGVLPRNPLKNSATVAIQEYLDYINVDFGCKIWLKKMMPSGSGLGSSAASAVAGVYAINMLCNEKLTKNEMLPFLIDAEKAACDAAIADNVAASLFGVFILVRSYEPLDIIQIPVPEELWCAVINPDVIVLTKEAREILPKDISLAHSLRQSANVGGLMIGLLRGDYDLIGRSLIDYIAEPYRSKLIPGFYDMKNAAIENGALGSSISGSGPSVFALCKGKDVAHQVGDAMKAVMNNLGIKSEVYVSKVNAQGPKVLPFVD; encoded by the coding sequence ATGAAAATTGGAGATAAAATTAGAGTTTTCGCACCAGCAACAGTAGCAAATGTAGCATGTGGTTTTGATGTTTTAGGTTTTGCAATCGAAAAACCAGGTGATGAGTTGATAATGGAAATTAAAGCAGAAAAAGGCGTAGAAATCGTAGACATAGAAGGCGATGGTGGTGTATTACCAAGAAATCCACTAAAAAACTCTGCAACAGTAGCTATTCAAGAATATTTAGATTACATCAATGTTGATTTTGGTTGCAAAATTTGGCTTAAAAAAATGATGCCAAGTGGAAGTGGTTTAGGTAGTAGTGCAGCTAGTGCAGTAGCTGGTGTATATGCTATAAATATGCTATGCAATGAAAAATTGACAAAAAATGAAATGCTTCCATTTTTAATTGATGCTGAAAAAGCAGCTTGTGATGCAGCCATTGCAGACAATGTAGCAGCAAGTTTGTTTGGTGTCTTCATTTTAGTAAGAAGCTACGAACCATTAGACATCATTCAAATTCCTGTTCCAGAAGAATTATGGTGTGCCGTTATCAATCCAGATGTGATTGTATTAACTAAAGAAGCAAGAGAAATATTACCAAAAGATATATCATTAGCACATTCATTACGTCAAAGTGCCAATGTTGGTGGTTTAATGATAGGTTTATTGCGTGGTGATTATGATTTAATTGGAAGAAGCTTAATAGACTATATTGCAGAACCATACAGAAGCAAATTAATTCCTGGATTTTATGATATGAAAAATGCTGCCATAGAAAATGGTGCATTAGGTAGTAGCATTAGTGGAAGTGGCCCAAGTGTATTTGCACTGTGCAAAGGCAAAGACGTTGCACACCAAGTTGGCGATGCTATGAAAGCAGTCATGAATAATTTGGGTATTAAGTCTGAAGTATATGTGAGCAAAGTAAATGCACAAGGACCAAAAGTATTGCCTTTCGTAGATTAG
- a CDS encoding ABC transporter permease, which produces MVILDTIKISFQAIKTNIVRTIITCSIIGIGIMALVCILTSVDGLKIYLSNSFSAMGANTFKIRNKSLGFNLDGDNVAPKVYRNITYLEAITFKEHAKDLDCSIQYLATQAATVKYKNVKTSPNIMILGTDENYISTEGYNIIKGRNFNTKELKSGMNVAILGYSVAKKLFGSNYTINNNAIKINDIKYFVIGVLNEKGSSFITTDNIVLTTLKKAKRDFAYGDPSYVISIKGNKDDSLGVAVDASTIIMRNVRKLRPNQENNFDILKSDSISGMFVEKMSMATLAGFIIGIITLFGAAVGLMNIMLVSVTERTKEIGTLKAIGANNKNIMTQFLLEAIVICLLGGILGVILGVTVGNMVSLMIGGTFIIPWNWISLGIGFCIIVGIISGIYPAIKASKLDPIEALRYE; this is translated from the coding sequence GTGGTAATTTTAGACACAATTAAAATATCTTTCCAAGCAATAAAAACAAATATTGTACGAACAATCATTACGTGTAGTATTATTGGCATTGGCATTATGGCATTGGTTTGCATACTTACATCTGTAGATGGTTTAAAAATTTATCTTTCAAATAGTTTTAGTGCAATGGGCGCAAACACATTTAAGATAAGAAATAAAAGTCTTGGCTTTAATTTGGATGGCGACAATGTAGCACCAAAAGTATACAGAAATATTACTTACCTTGAAGCTATTACATTTAAAGAACATGCGAAAGACTTAGATTGTTCTATCCAATATTTAGCAACACAAGCTGCCACAGTTAAATATAAAAACGTTAAAACAAGTCCAAACATTATGATACTTGGTACTGATGAAAATTACATTAGTACTGAAGGTTACAATATTATAAAAGGAAGAAATTTCAATACTAAAGAATTAAAATCTGGAATGAATGTAGCTATACTTGGTTATTCTGTTGCAAAAAAATTATTTGGAAGCAATTACACTATCAACAATAATGCAATTAAAATAAATGATATAAAATATTTTGTAATTGGTGTATTAAATGAAAAAGGTTCGAGTTTTATTACCACAGACAATATCGTTTTAACAACATTAAAAAAAGCAAAACGAGATTTTGCCTATGGTGACCCATCTTATGTGATTAGCATCAAAGGCAATAAAGACGATAGCCTTGGTGTTGCTGTTGATGCATCTACAATTATTATGAGAAATGTAAGAAAACTAAGACCAAACCAAGAAAACAATTTTGATATTTTAAAAAGTGATAGCATTTCTGGTATGTTTGTTGAAAAAATGAGTATGGCTACATTAGCTGGCTTTATAATTGGAATCATTACATTATTTGGCGCAGCAGTTGGACTTATGAATATTATGCTTGTGAGTGTTACTGAAAGAACAAAAGAAATTGGCACATTAAAAGCAATTGGTGCAAACAATAAAAACATAATGACTCAATTTTTGCTAGAGGCAATAGTTATCTGTCTTCTTGGTGGAATTTTAGGCGTAATACTTGGTGTAACTGTAGGCAACATGGTTTCGTTAATGATAGGTGGTACTTTTATTATACCTTGGAATTGGATAAGTTTAGGAATTGGTTTTTGTATTATTGTAGGAATTATATCTGGAATTTATCCTGCGATAAAAGCATCGAAACTTGATCCAATTGAAGCTTTAAGATATGAATAA